The following are from one region of the Ptychodera flava strain L36383 chromosome 15, AS_Pfla_20210202, whole genome shotgun sequence genome:
- the LOC139151106 gene encoding somatostatin receptor type 2-like codes for MANATTVEMTVTTAMPSAENGSYFQMPDYGPIEIVIPIVFGCNCLMGIIGNSLVIYVILKHSKMKTVANIYILSLAIADLFFMLSIPFIAVHNAAVHWPFGYAWCKLITAVDGLNQSTGIYCLTAMSVDRYLAIVHPIRSMKVRTVRVATVVNVSIWFLAAVTVMPLWLYSKTIEHPTRTVCTLRLPYQGFKKVFYIYMFVFGLVGPVLIITVCYMLMIRRLYTGVAPLGSSNTKTPTKKVARMVLTVIFVFVSCWTPFYSLQLYSLTVPDDWIPSKGFVIGFYFTLCLSYFNSSINPVIYSFMSDNFRKCFSKVMRCKRLRDADIDADTRLNKNSGNSAGRDDGQTQSTALHKASTAPRPT; via the coding sequence ATGGCAAATGCTACTACGGTTGAGATGACAGTGACTACCGCCATGCCCTCTGCTGAAAACGGTTCCTATTTCCAGATGCCCGACTACGGTCCCATTGAAATCGTCATACCTATCGTCTTCGGCTGCAATTGTCTAATGGGCATTATTGGTAACAGTTTGGTGATATATGTCATCTTGAAACATTCTAAAATGAAAACGGTCGCTAATATTTACATCTTGAGCCTGGCCATCGCCGATCTCTTCTTCATGCTTAGCATACCGTTCATTGCTGTTCACAACGCCGCTGTCCACTGGCCGTTCGGTTACGCCTGGTGCAAACTGATCACGGCTGTCGATGGACTCAACCAGTCGACGGGAATTTACTGCCTCACGGCCATGTCCGTAGATCGATACCTGGCGATCGTGCATCCAATTCGAAGCATGAAGGTCAGGACCGTCAGGGTCGCCACAGTCGTCAACGTGTCAATCTGGTTTTTGGCCGCAGTAACGGTTATGCCTCTGTGGCTATACTCGAAGACAATCGAACATCCCACCAGGACTGTCTGCACGCTGCGTTTGCCTTACCAGGGCTTTAAGAAAGTCTTCTACATTTACATGTTTGTCTTTGGATTGGTCGGACCTGTCCTCATCATCACGGTCTGCTACATGTTGATGATACGTCGCCTGTACACAGGAGTGGCGCCGCTCGGATCGTCTAACACCAAGACTCCAACGAAGAAAGTGGCCCGGATGGTACTCACAGTAATTTTCGTCTTCGTTTCGTGTTGGACTCCGTTTTACTCACTCCAGCTGTATTCACTCACAGTGCCGGATGACTGGATCCCGAGCAAGGGATTTGTAATTGGTTTCTATTTCACGCTCTGTCTGAGTTACTTTAACAGCAGTATAAACCCAGTGATCTACTCCTTCATGAGTGACAACTTCCGTAAGTGCTTTTCTAAAGTAATGAGGTGCAAGCGCCTGCGCGATGCGGATATTGATGCAGACACGAGGCTCAACAAAAATTCCGGCAACTCAGCTGGACGGGACGATGGACAGACGCAGAGCACAGCTCTCCACAAAGCAAGCACGGCCCCAAGACCGACTTGA